A stretch of the Nematostella vectensis chromosome 1, jaNemVect1.1, whole genome shotgun sequence genome encodes the following:
- the LOC5518312 gene encoding potassium voltage-gated channel subfamily D member 3 isoform X2 — protein MVVVIGMTLQSTCQSLSNSKLKDDRRITINVSGKKFVTWEKTLRKHPSTLLGSDRLMQFFDETKREFFLDRDPHMFRYILNFYRCGKLHTSSEDCYSAFKEELGFYGIPPENIESCCWEDNTKISIRKPHRKNPCRGNIPSYRGKIWLLMEDPNSSFLGAFIQCIIGVIICISILFSILETIRNARGRTLQQSSPTLFTSIDSICIGFFTLEYLLRLFAAPNRLQFITNKLSIIDLLTIVPFYVDVIVTNFTSTDVFLGDENPLTLLRILRVVRMLKLSRHTRHMRVVGRMFRRAVVDLGFLFFGFFLTNLLFSTVIYYCERGQAEGKFTSIPDTMWYTIVTMMTLGEKDLSWPTLFIPRQKNLMTEPCNRLDTLII, from the exons ATGGTGGTAGTCATTGGTATGACTCTACAGAGCACATGCCAAAGTCTTAGTAATAGCAAACTTAAAGACGATCGTCGCATCACGATCAACGTCAGTGGGAAAAAGTTTGTTACCTGGGAAAAAACtctgagaaagcatccatcgACCTTGTTGGGAAGCGATCGCCTCATGCAGTTTTTCGATGAAACAAAAAGGGAGTTTTTCCTAGATCGAGATCCCCATATGTTTCGCTACATATTGAATTTTTACCGCTGCGGGAAGTTGCACACGTCATCCGAGGATTGCTACTCTGCATTCAAAGAGGAGCTAGGCTTCTATGGAATTCCGCCGGAAAATATAGAATCGTGTTGCTGGGAAGATAATACGAAAATATCTATACGAAAACCGCACAGAAAAAACCCATGCCGCGGGAATATTCCGTCATATAGGGGGAAGATATGGCTACTGATGGAAGATCCGAACTCGTCATTTTTAGGCGCCTTTATTCAATGTATTATTGGAGTAATCATATGCATTAGTATATTGTTCTCAATTTTAGAGACTATACGCAACGCCCGGGGGAGAACTCTACAACAATCATCACCAACGCTATTCACTTCTATTGATAGCATTTGCATCGGATTTTTTACGCTGGAATATTTATTACGTCTCTTCGCGGCGCCGAATCGACTGCAGTTTATAACGAATAAACTAAGTATAATAGACCTGCTGACAATTGTTCCATTTTACGTGGATGTGATAGTGACTAATTTCACCAGTACCGACGTCTTTCTTGGCGATGAAAACCCGCTGACACTCTTAAGGATATTACGTGTTGTGCGCATGCTCAAACTGTCCCGACACACCCGGCACATGCGCGTGGTAGGCCGGATGTTCAGGAGAGCAGTGGTCGACCTTGGGTTCCTGTTTTTTGGGTTCTTCCTGACTAACTTGCTGTTTTCTACGGTGATTTATTACTGCGAGCGTGGTCAAGCGGAGGGCAAGTTTACAAGTATCCCCGACACTATGTGGTACACCATAGTGACGATGATGACTTTGGG gGAAAAGGATCTATCATGGCCTACACTTTTCATTCCGAGACAAAAAAACCTTATGACAGAACCTTGCAATAGACTAGATACACTTATCATttag
- the LOC5518312 gene encoding potassium voltage-gated channel subfamily D member 3 isoform X1, which produces MVVVIGMTLQSTCQSLSNSKLKDDRRITINVSGKKFVTWEKTLRKHPSTLLGSDRLMQFFDETKREFFLDRDPHMFRYILNFYRCGKLHTSSEDCYSAFKEELGFYGIPPENIESCCWEDNTKISIRKPHRKNPCRGNIPSYRGKIWLLMEDPNSSFLGAFIQCIIGVIICISILFSILETIRNARGRTLQQSSPTLFTSIDSICIGFFTLEYLLRLFAAPNRLQFITNKLSIIDLLTIVPFYVDVIVTNFTSTDVFLGDENPLTLLRILRVVRMLKLSRHTRHMRVVGRMFRRAVVDLGFLFFGFFLTNLLFSTVIYYCERGQAEGKFTSIPDTMWYTIVTMMTLGYGDMVPVTVIGKMVGSLCCLMGIMMLTLPTTMMQKSATDGKKVGAYSNLPKTVPQID; this is translated from the exons ATGGTGGTAGTCATTGGTATGACTCTACAGAGCACATGCCAAAGTCTTAGTAATAGCAAACTTAAAGACGATCGTCGCATCACGATCAACGTCAGTGGGAAAAAGTTTGTTACCTGGGAAAAAACtctgagaaagcatccatcgACCTTGTTGGGAAGCGATCGCCTCATGCAGTTTTTCGATGAAACAAAAAGGGAGTTTTTCCTAGATCGAGATCCCCATATGTTTCGCTACATATTGAATTTTTACCGCTGCGGGAAGTTGCACACGTCATCCGAGGATTGCTACTCTGCATTCAAAGAGGAGCTAGGCTTCTATGGAATTCCGCCGGAAAATATAGAATCGTGTTGCTGGGAAGATAATACGAAAATATCTATACGAAAACCGCACAGAAAAAACCCATGCCGCGGGAATATTCCGTCATATAGGGGGAAGATATGGCTACTGATGGAAGATCCGAACTCGTCATTTTTAGGCGCCTTTATTCAATGTATTATTGGAGTAATCATATGCATTAGTATATTGTTCTCAATTTTAGAGACTATACGCAACGCCCGGGGGAGAACTCTACAACAATCATCACCAACGCTATTCACTTCTATTGATAGCATTTGCATCGGATTTTTTACGCTGGAATATTTATTACGTCTCTTCGCGGCGCCGAATCGACTGCAGTTTATAACGAATAAACTAAGTATAATAGACCTGCTGACAATTGTTCCATTTTACGTGGATGTGATAGTGACTAATTTCACCAGTACCGACGTCTTTCTTGGCGATGAAAACCCGCTGACACTCTTAAGGATATTACGTGTTGTGCGCATGCTCAAACTGTCCCGACACACCCGGCACATGCGCGTGGTAGGCCGGATGTTCAGGAGAGCAGTGGTCGACCTTGGGTTCCTGTTTTTTGGGTTCTTCCTGACTAACTTGCTGTTTTCTACGGTGATTTATTACTGCGAGCGTGGTCAAGCGGAGGGCAAGTTTACAAGTATCCCCGACACTATGTGGTACACCATAGTGACGATGATGACTTTGGG GTATGGAGACATGGTACCAGTGACAGTGATTGGCAAAAtggtgggctccctgtgttgttTGATGGGCATAATGATGCTAACTCTGCCAACAACGATGATGCAAAAAAGTGCAACGGATGGCAAGAAAGTCGGCGCTTATAGCAATTTACCGAAAACGGTTCCACAGATTGACTGA